In the Sulfitobacter pacificus genome, one interval contains:
- the istA gene encoding IS21 family transposase: MELYRKVRLARRGGMSERAAASHFGISRASVKKMMMFSVPPGYQRTADIKRPKLDGFTGFIDQWLQDDLKRPRKQRHTAKRIFERLRDEHQFQGGYTTVKNYVREHGRRSREMFVPLAHAPGNAQADFGEAMVVIGGVEQKAHFFALDLPFSDACFVRAYPAAVSEAWVDGHVHAFAFFGRVPLSVLYDNDRCLVAKILPDGSRKRTKLFSGLLSHYFIHDRYGRPGKGNDKGAVEGLVGYARRNFMVPIPQFATWEAFNLWLEDKCRKRQADVLRGHSDNIGQRLARDLDAMMDLPASPFDACDQASGQVNAQSLVRYKTNDYSVPVAYGHRDVWIRGYVDQVVIGCGGDVIARHPRCWDREDMVFDPVHYLPLLEQKTGALDQAAPLVAWELPEEFATLRRLMEARMIKAGRREYVQVLRLLETFEMADLNVAVKNALRMGTIGFDAIKHLVLCQVEKRPPKLDLDVYPYLPKANVGTTSAASYMSLMKRGKAA, translated from the coding sequence GTGGAACTTTACAGGAAGGTGCGCCTCGCGCGTCGTGGGGGCATGAGTGAACGTGCGGCAGCGAGCCATTTCGGGATATCGCGTGCGAGCGTGAAGAAGATGATGATGTTCTCGGTCCCGCCCGGCTACCAGCGCACGGCGGATATCAAGCGGCCCAAGCTCGATGGTTTCACGGGCTTCATTGATCAATGGCTGCAAGACGATCTGAAGCGTCCCCGCAAACAGCGCCACACCGCCAAGCGCATCTTTGAACGGCTGCGCGACGAGCACCAGTTTCAAGGCGGTTACACGACGGTAAAGAACTATGTCCGCGAACATGGGCGGCGCAGTCGGGAGATGTTTGTGCCGTTGGCACACGCCCCTGGCAACGCCCAGGCGGATTTCGGCGAAGCTATGGTTGTGATCGGCGGGGTGGAGCAAAAGGCGCATTTCTTTGCGCTGGATCTACCATTCAGTGATGCCTGCTTTGTGCGGGCCTATCCAGCAGCAGTCTCCGAGGCCTGGGTCGATGGCCATGTCCACGCCTTTGCCTTCTTTGGCCGTGTCCCGCTGTCGGTTCTCTACGACAACGACCGATGCCTTGTTGCGAAGATCCTGCCGGACGGATCGCGCAAGCGGACCAAACTGTTTAGCGGGCTGCTGTCACATTACTTCATCCATGATCGTTATGGCCGTCCCGGCAAGGGCAACGATAAAGGCGCCGTCGAGGGTCTTGTCGGATATGCACGGCGCAACTTCATGGTGCCCATCCCTCAGTTTGCGACATGGGAGGCGTTCAATCTTTGGCTGGAAGATAAATGCCGCAAGCGCCAAGCGGATGTCTTGCGCGGGCATAGCGACAACATCGGGCAACGTCTGGCCCGCGATCTTGATGCAATGATGGACCTGCCAGCGTCTCCATTTGATGCTTGTGACCAGGCCAGCGGCCAGGTGAACGCACAATCCCTGGTGCGCTACAAAACCAATGATTACTCGGTGCCGGTTGCCTATGGCCACCGTGACGTCTGGATCCGGGGCTATGTCGATCAGGTTGTCATCGGCTGTGGTGGTGATGTGATTGCGCGCCACCCCCGGTGCTGGGACCGCGAAGACATGGTCTTTGATCCTGTCCACTATCTGCCGCTGCTGGAGCAAAAGACAGGGGCTCTGGATCAGGCTGCCCCATTGGTGGCATGGGAACTGCCAGAGGAATTTGCGACCCTGCGCCGCCTGATGGAAGCCCGGATGATCAAGGCCGGTCGGCGCGAGTATGTGCAGGTCTTGCGGTTGCTGGAAACGTTCGAGATGGCCGACCTGAATGTCGCCGTCAAAAATGCGCTGCGTATGGGGACGATTGGGTTTGACGCCATCAAGCATCTTGTCTTGTGCCAGGTCGAGAAACGGCCACCCAAACTGGATCTGGATGTCTATCCGTATCTGCCAAAGGCCAATGTTGGCACGACGTCAGCGGCCAGCTACATGTCGCTGATGAAGCGGGGGAAAGCGGCATGA
- the istB gene encoding IS21-like element helper ATPase IstB — MTQAPQILLDHRLKSLRLPTVLREYGKLARQCATEGHDHVQFLARLVELEMIDRERRMIERRIKAAKFPAVKSLDSFEFKAIPALNKMQVLELARCEWIDRRENVIALGPSGTGKTHVALGLGLSACQKGLAVGFVTAAALVHELMEARDERRLLRLQKQMVGYRLLIIDELGFVPLSKTGAELLFELISQRYERGSTLITSNLPFDEWTETFGSERLTGALLDRLTHHVNILEMNGESYRLGQSKARQAARET, encoded by the coding sequence ATGACACAAGCGCCGCAAATTCTACTGGACCATCGGCTCAAATCTCTCCGCTTGCCAACGGTGCTGCGGGAATATGGCAAGCTGGCCCGCCAATGCGCCACAGAGGGACATGACCATGTTCAGTTCCTCGCACGTTTGGTCGAATTGGAAATGATCGACCGTGAAAGGCGGATGATCGAACGACGCATCAAGGCGGCCAAGTTCCCGGCCGTCAAAAGCCTGGACAGCTTCGAGTTCAAGGCGATCCCGGCTTTGAACAAGATGCAGGTGCTGGAGCTGGCGCGTTGCGAATGGATTGACCGGCGTGAGAATGTTATCGCACTCGGCCCCTCAGGCACTGGCAAGACTCATGTCGCCTTGGGCCTTGGTCTGTCGGCATGCCAGAAAGGCTTGGCTGTTGGTTTTGTCACCGCCGCAGCGCTGGTCCATGAACTGATGGAAGCGCGTGATGAACGCAGGCTCCTGCGGCTTCAAAAGCAGATGGTGGGTTACAGGCTGCTGATCATCGACGAACTGGGCTTTGTGCCGCTGAGCAAAACCGGGGCTGAGCTGTTGTTCGAGCTGATCTCCCAACGTTACGAGCGCGGCTCCACGCTGATTACTAGCAATCTACCATTCGATGAATGGACTGAGACCTTTGGATCAGAACGCTTGACCGGCGCACTGCTCGACCGCCTGACCCACCACGTCAACATCCTTGAGATGAATGGCGAAAGTTACCGCCTTGGACAAAGCAAGGCGCGGCAGGCC